One genomic window of Salvelinus alpinus chromosome 9, SLU_Salpinus.1, whole genome shotgun sequence includes the following:
- the LOC139584063 gene encoding suppressor of cytokine signaling 4-like: MSEKKSRSSDICPKCGIRSWSADSYVWSCKKRSRSSRNDPGLRGPEGVGPMEEQGARSTSCLRRRGERRCSCTVMGEVDIDVPCRKALTRRSLRQKFQDAVGQCFPLRTDHHHHHHGCPTGAYRGRFSVLLWSKRPIHVTELMQDKCPFSSKSELAHCWHLIKKHATHPSAIVGLEVAQAAKAAQAAGKEPVPSTSTSPPSTPLSWEGICLSRPLSLEDWDLSHPQGRAAYGGSHTDYILVPDLLQINNSPCYWGVLDRFQAEELLEGQPEGTFLLRDSAQDKFLFSVSFRRYSRSLHARIEQNGKRFSFDGRDPCMYRDPSVTGLLRHYSDPATCLFFEPLLSRPLARTFPFTLQHLCRAVICSCTTYQGIKILPLPNQLRDYLRQYHYKCNGACAV; encoded by the coding sequence ATGTCTGAGAAGAAATCCCGAAGTTCGGACATCTGTCCCAAATGCGGCATCCGCAGCTGGAGTGCCGACAGCTACGTATGGAGCTGCAAGAAACGCTCCCGGAGTTCCCGAAACGATCCGGGCCTTCGGGGTCCGGAGGGGGTAGGGCCGATGGAGGAACAAGGAGCGCGTTCCACCTCATGTCTGCGGCGACGGGGAGAGAGGAGGTGTAGCTGTACCGTAATGGGGGAAGTCGACATAGACGTCCCCTGTCGGAAAGCCCTTACTAGGCGCTCTCTCCGGCAGAAGTTCCAGGATGCAGTGGGCCAGTGTTTCCCTCTCCGCACtgaccatcaccaccaccaccacggctGCCCAACGGGGGCCTACCGGGGGAGATTTTCTGTGCTCCTCTGGTCCAAGCGTCCGATCCATGTCACGGAGCTCATGCAGGACAAGTGCCCCTTCTCGTCCAAGTCAGAGCTGGCCCACTGCTGGCACCTCATCAAGAAGCATGCCACCCACCCCAGCGCCATTGTGGGCCTAGAGGTTGCCCAAGCCGCCAAGGCTGCACAGGCTGCTGGCAAAGAACCAGTCCCGTCCACTTCCACATCCCCGCCTTCGACACCTCTTTCATGGGAGGGCATCTGCTTGAGTAGGCCCCTGAGCCTTGAGGACTGGGATCTCTCCCATCCGCAGGGCAGAGCAGCCTATGGTGGCAGCCATACAGATTACATCCTTGTCCCTGACCTCCTGCAGATCAACAACAGCCCGTGTTACTGGGGCGTTCTGGACCGCTTCCAGGCAGAGGAGCTCCTGGAAGGCCAGCCCGAGGGCACCTTCCTCCTCCGCGACTCGGCCCAGGACAAGTTCCTCTTCTCCGTCAGCTTCCGCCGCTATAGCCGCTCCCTCCATGCCCGTATCGAGCAGAACGGCAAGCGCTTCAGCTTCGATGGCCGCGATCCGTGCATGTACCGGGACCCCAGCGTGACGGGCCTGCTCCGGCACTACAGCGACCCGGCCACATGCCTCTTCTTCGAGCCCCTCCTATCCCGCCCTCTGGCCCGGACTTTCCCATTCACCCTGCAGCACCTGTGTCGCGCAGTGATCTGTAGCTGCACTACGTACCAGGGCATCAAGATTCTTCCACTGCCTAATCAGCTCAGGGACTATCTTAGGCAGTACCACTACAAGTGCAATGGGGCTTGTGCAGTAtaa